The Sabethes cyaneus chromosome 1, idSabCyanKW18_F2, whole genome shotgun sequence DNA segment AAATGCAATTGAGCCGATCTAAACTAATTTTTGTCGGTCCCTTTcacatatttttgttttcagagaCCATTTTCCGTTCTACAAGTCCAACGACGATCGGTGGAAGAACTCCGTCCGGCACAACCTGTCAATCAACCCTCACTTTCGCAAGGGCAATAAAGCGCCGCAAGGTGCCGGTCACCTGTGGACAATATCCAGTCGGGATTCGGAAGCCAATTTTCTTGCCTGGGAACATGTAAGCCTTCGCCCAGATGAACTAATCTAGAAACACTCCTAAGTtgcattctttttttttgacagAAACGCCAACGATTGGAGCTGTTCTTCAAGATGGAGGCAGCCAACGCCAAAAATGCTCGCGAGCAACCGCCGGGTTCACCCAGCCAGGATGAGATTGCGGCAGCCACCGCCAGCTTAGCGCAGTACGAACCGCACTCACCCGAGCAACGATCGGCTTCGGAGGTTCGAAGCAGCGGTCTTAAAAATTCGTTCAGTCTCAccctcaatttttttttcttttccacagTCCATTGACTTCCGCAACCCGCAACCGGGCACGTCCAGCCAGCATCACCCACAACTGGGCCAACCGCAGCCACCGTACGCCAACGTTGCGAACAATCAATTCGAAGTGGTCCAGGGTGACGAGCTGAAACGGTCCGCCGGTGAGATCCTGAACGGGATTCGTCGAAACGTGGAAGTTCAAATTGTGCATCCGATCAATTCGAACAATTTTCAGGCCTACGCCCTGCTGGATTCAGGTACGCTTTGCACCCTTTTTGCCAACCCAAACATtcatcgaccgaccgaccgactcaTTCACAGATTACTACCTGGCGGACTATCTGAACCCGGTTTCGAAGGAGGAAATAGTGCAGGAGTGTGGCCTGCGGTCGGCTTCCGGGCACCGCACGGATGCGGCTCCCGGGGCGGACTACTACATCACAACCATCGATCCGATCGAGCTCGGCATCAACATGAGCTCCGGCCAGGATGAGGATCAGATTCTCTTCGAGGATGACTTTAATCTCAACTACTTCGGTAATAATATTATGACTTGACGGCGCGTTGCCAACGGTGGAGGCTGCCTGCAgtcgcagcaacagcaacagcaggagCAGCAACCGCAGGAGCAACAGCAACTAATGGGAATTGTTTCGGCGTCGGTGGAGACGACCTGTTCTAAACTGGAACCGGGTTGCGCGTATCCGCCGTAGGATGCCGGGTGGGTTCTAGTCGTTTTGTGATCAGCGTCGCTTGACGCTGGAGGTTTTAAGTAGGAGTGatgtttcttttttccttttattctgTCAATTGTGTTTGGAATATTTTAATCAACTTAGATACTTAGACACATAATTGATCTCGGCAGCAATCGGGCGGTACTAATCATGTATATAGAGTTTAGATTGATATGGAAGTTGCCTTTCTATTTGCAATAAACAGAATTATTCTAGTCCAACGTAACTCAGCAGTACGGTAAGTGGGTTTGTATTTGTTTTCAAAATCGTTCGTAGGAATTATCACTACaatgaaaatttgttcaaaagatCAAAATTTACCAATTATTCTCCAAATCTCTAGATAATAATTTTTAGTTTTAACAGGATTCCAAACCGATATCGGTATCCATAGGTCGAAACAACTAACTCCGCCATTTTTTACATTCCAAGAGGCAAAAGAGAATTATTTATTCACATTTGCTTCAAACTTTCATTCTAGAGCTTTAACTACTCGAAACGTTAGATTTTTGTACCAATTCTCGGATTCTTTGGCATTGAAGTGACTGTTGTTTTGTAATACGCTGGAAAGAAAAATAGCAGTAGGCCATGATGACGAGAGCCGAGCCGTATCGAACGTCAAACTTTTTCGCTCGTCCGTTCATGGTGCCAAGTGtttgttttgtgtgtttttcgggtgaaaatttattttattacctAACTAGAATTTGCAAAAATTATTTGTCGGATTGAAGAAGACAATCATCATTTTGTAGGTATTAACGTTATGAATTTACCGAACGTTTTTGTGAATAAATCTGATTATTTTCATTGGTATAGCATTAACCAATGCTTAGTTGGTCAAGCATAAAGTAAAAATCTGTGCATAAGATTGTTTACAAAACAATTGAAAAGTGGATCATTTGATAGAACAATCAAACAAAAGCAGATGGAATGTGAAAAAGTGTTAAAAGTAGCAATGATTGAACATAGTGTTTTAGACATTATGTCGCGAATCAAAGGCATCGTCATCGATTTGATCTGTAGACGGAACCAGTGCAGGTGGTATGTAAAAAAACGTCCTGTTTAATGAATTGAGAATTGTTTTTAGGCATCCTGGTTctatcgggttctctgctgaatattgtttttacTGCTCGCTCACCCGGATCCGTACtgcgtggccagcccactgtgcCAACTGCCGTGGTGGCTTTTGCCGTATCCAAAATTCCTTTCCACTGTATTCGGTACTGGGCTACTCTTCGCTTATTGTTCAAGCCATCTAACACGCTGGGCCCCGCCATCCCTGGGGCCGGAGGGGTTCTCGAAGAGAACGgttttcactgcacagtcgtccggcattctggcattcttgcgacgtggccggcctaccttagcctcccaactttcgtcagCTGTTGGAtaggaatctcttcaagtagtgcctgcaagtcgtggttcatacgtctacgccactctccgctttccgtatgtactccgtcaaaaatagtccgcaactaCTTATGTTCAAATACACCAAGTGCACGTATTTCTTCCATaatcaaagttactgtctcaagcccGTAGTTGAGGACTACCGGTTTGGTTAGCGTTTTATATGTTCCTTGGTTGAAGCCTCTGACGAAGGAAAAAATAGTCTCGACTTCCATTTCCGGTTGtggtcggcggtgaccagagaccccaaatatacaaactcatcaaccacttccagctcatcgccgtcaataatcaCTGTACATGAGAGGCGagcgttgctttctctggagcctgttCCTACTATGTACTTGATTTTATAGCATTGATTTATAAGCAATCTTTGCTTCCGCCGACCCAACGTTCCGAGTAATGATGTCGAgctcgtctgcgaaggctaagagttggctacttttgatgAAGACCATTcttctcatttcgatgcccgttcgccggatcacatcttcaatttacttacttacttatgtattTGTGTCCGTCGGTCCGGCAAAACAaacggatgaaatcagagatctccactgctgacggttacccgccatggcttttgcctgtcgccaggacaggttctcgtctacagcccggatgtcgttggctaagctgcatcGCCataagcctctgggtctgcctcttctatacgctgtccttgcgggttccagtcgagtgcttctctgcagatcccGTTCGCTTCTTTCCTCAAGGTATGTAGGTattctcgatttggtctactgtcaattgctccaactaaactcctctacgccttagtgtgccccagatgttttcgtggttgagtcgattgaacgccttttcgaagtccaCGAacgccagcagaagagagtcctggaattcgttgatgtGTTCCAATATGATGCGGAGCATTGTGacatggtctacacatgatcctACACTTTATTGCAACGTGGTTTTAAAATTTCAACTCGTCCCTGGTGGTTATCAGCATCTAGCCAACTTCCTGGTTCCTGCAATACTGGTGGGATACCTTCTGCGAGAATGTCCACTCACGTCTCTCCTCGGCTGGTCTTGCTGCAGCACTTTCTCAGCTACATCTGGGTGAGCCGAGAAagcactttcaagttcgtatttgatgattaaacttcaATGGGAATACAAAGCAACTTCTGACAGAACTtgaaagttcgcaaaaaaatcacttaagtcgctataaaGAACACTATTCAGTTCAAAAAGAAATTCCAAtaatcttaaaattaaaagattgggggaatttcccacttcttcctgttttatagattcatgacatttctcatttaAACTAAGGCATTCAATTTCGGTTAAATAGTGATAACcaatatcaattattttatttgatGAAAGATCATCTGAAGACTAATCGACTTGCttattataaatattaatttacacACACCACGAACCAAACCTCGGGGGATTCGAACTTCGAGTTTCGGTGACTTAGATGCATACCgttgctccgttgctggaatatacTATCTGCAtcgattttactcgatgtgctaatttctcacgAACCACAGCCCCGAATCTACCTTACACTCAAagacaactcatcggcaaaatgtatgtcactagcggcgccagagatggcgcaatgcatcaggataggcttgcaacacggaacgctcgggttcaaatccaacaGCGGTCGGTGActttttttatatggtctatcttaatcgcatgaaccgactttacagaagtcaggaggaggcggaggtagaacaTAGAAGaatagtataaaaatagaacttaaagtgctattttataaatttatgttaaagtttcttcagaagctgcttagcgctctatgcagcgaactccaGGCAGCTTTTTAAGTTCGGTTTATTacaggtaaagctgcttagcaagctatagatcaatagacataaagcttattaaccttccttagacaccagtATCCGAACACTTAGTTACTTTCAAGTAACATGTtgtactttcaagttgctacaggtATAAACGATACTATAAAGTTCGGTTTTCAAACGTAGTGTCTGGTTGCTCAGCAAGAAAGTTCGGCGGagctaaatttgaaccaaatgtgAACTTCCAcgttcgttccttaagtgaaattctaacttttggttgcttgggtctGCTTTGGTTCCTAGTAGTTATACCTTCTACAAGAACCGTCTTGCAGGCGGAGAcattacactcagccttcgcatgagtgtccCCTTCTCTGTttgcatacgaccctagtttccaccggttgtccgatttccactaaggaacgtatcccggatggtaccacgaggaggtagagacaggggttgctgaataagaggctgtggaacttcgtggtggttctagagcgcattattcaaccatttaccatccaaaaaaaagtttcggagttagggcctCCCCCTCCCTGTTACCAATGACCCCTCCCATTCTTAtcaacctcccagtgctgatttccttgtatcaaggaatatgtgtaccaagtttggtgGCGATCGGTCAagacgttctggagttatggttgaacatacaaacatactcacgctcacttttatatacatagatAGATAAATGGTctaactggcatgaaaaaaagaaaaacaaaagaataatTGTGACCGAATGTGGAGGAAAAAGGGCACATTGAAAGAGGATAAAGTGGAAAGGAAGACGGGAGGacagaaacgagagaaaatgaaacgaaaaaccAGGAGCTTGAATAGAAAAGGATgaagaacgaaagagaaaaaaagttaaaaccaaaaaggaaacgaagaaaacgagaaagaaaatgaaaatgatctGGACAGAACAGGAGtacaaacgggacaaaaaaaagaaaaaaacgggatagaaaaggacaAAATACAGAaacaggaaaatggagaaaagagaacagaaaaaaggaaaaacggcacagaaaaagaataaaaactagagaaaaaaatgaaaaagtaagACAAAAAGAATTAAATGCAAAGAAAACCGAAACATGGCAGAAAAGTGCGAAAAGcgggacataataagaggaagtaCGGAACAGATTAAAActaaaaacgggataaaaaaagttaaaaaacgaaaaaagatgcCGAAGTCGGGTCCGACTAAAAGTAAAAATAGGAGAACGAAAAAAGCAGAGAAAGACTAAAATCGGGACCGAATAGAAATAAGTTggacagaaaatgagaaaaaacgattcagaaaagaggaaaaatgggtcagaaaatgttggaaaacgGAAGAAAGGAAAATCAGAGTTTGGGAAAAGGGCaaaaagaaaaggaacagagaaaaaggaaaaggcggacagaaaagaggaaaaagagagtatgaaaaggaaggaaaacaagacaagaaaGACAACACAAAACAGGAGAAATCAAAAGGAGAATTCCGGGAGAGAAACAAGGAGGCCTATAGAGGAAACACAAACTAACAGACGTGatacttcgaacaaattttctaacaaaacatcgtttcaatgacacccctaaaacagAGCAGGTCGCtctaaatttacttgtatattatctgacaacagcgccagcgcagggtATCAAACAGGATATAACAGAAGAAGAATaggaaatacactcaagtcgctttctacgcgaaggatacgtcccgcgtaaatcaaaaccgcaaaaattccgaaaatcgcgtaaattccgaaaatcgcgtaaaaaatcgcgtaagttccgaaattcgcgtaaaaaaaccgcgtaaattccaaagttcgcataaaaaaaatcaaaatttcgcataaaaaaaaactttgtggatttcaacactacacgaaaaaatagacgttttgagcacatccacgtaaattccgaaaagcgcgtaaaaaaccgcgtaaattccgaaattcgcgtaaaaattgtcgcgtaaaaagcgactagTGTTTAGAAAAACGGACTAAAGGAAATGTTACCTTTGttaacgaaagagaaaaaagaaaatataataaaatatggaAAGAGAAAATGATAACGGAAGACAAAAAGGTCAAAATAGAACAGAAgagacgaaaacaaaaacgggatagaaaaggagttaaaaagcgaaaaaaagacgaaaaccgagaccgaataaaagaaaaagtcgagcgtcgaacggaaaatggcaaaaaaaaatggaagaaaaaagacgaaaaacggtacGGAGGAAAATCAGCAAATGGGCGAAAACGGAatcgaaaagagaaaagaaaagatacagagaaagaggaaacagcaggcaaaaaaaaaaagaaaaaatagaagAATTAGAAGAAGAGGAAACGACACAAGTAAGGGAATACAAAACGGGAAACAAGAAAAATCATAAGGAAAAAGAACAATAGcgaaagagaaaacagaaaatcgatagaggaaatgaggaaaacaggaaaaaagtcaaacgggatataacagGCGAAAGTTGGcataaaatggaaagaaaaagaagaagagtaaaacagaaaaaacggaataaaacgaagaaaaatcggagacgaaaaggaaaaaacagagcaaaatcgaaataaatgtgACATAGGACggaaaaacgggacatcaaaaagaggaaaatatgaacagttagataaaaactgaaaacgagaaaaaaggggaaaagagtcaatttaatttcaatcgACCGGTATTTTTGTGGTAAGTAATAGCCTcagcttttgtttatttttggacATGCCAGTGTAAACTACGTTACCGAGGCCGCGATACCTACAGCTTTCCGCTGGTGGGTCTGCCagcttaggtatagcttgcggggaCACAGTATTTCAAATTTAGCCGCTCGTTCCGAGACACACACTATTTGAGCCGCGCCTCACCTGGGATACCGGTGCTTAAGATCGCACAGCTTCCTAGCTTGGCTCCTGCTCCAATTAGTACATGGAGCATTTCCTGGCATAGCCATCGATCATCATCGTTCCAATTAGATCTTCGAGGAGGCGCTAGGTCAAGGTGGGGCTTCAGGTAGCCAgagctcgttccaggaaactgCCTAGACCTGGAGCTGGAGCAAGGTCTGGCGAGTACTGGATGCTCACGCAACTGGAGATGACCGACCACAAACCGAGTGAGTTGGATGGAAGAATTGCGTTATTCAGGTCTTGTCGTGAGACATCAAATAAAACAGTGAGAACGCAGtcggtacgggaggtccacgcttttttCCTTACCGCCTTGCGCCTAAGCGCAAAGTCAACATGTTTTTGGCTAGGCAAACATCAGAAGAGGAGCTTGGCGGTTGGTGTAATATTCATCCACATTTGCTCAAGTCCTGAAATGACTGATTCCGCTTTTTGCGGAAGACGTGTACAGTTCCAAACAGCTGAATTGAAGAGTTTTTATTATAGAGTCGGTTTGCGGTTAGCATAAAAACTCTGCGTCGGGCACAGCAACGAACAGTTAATTGATTTTTATACGTAAACCTCTAACGTTCTAGTAGTAAAGTGTAAGCGCAGGACATCTTTTTGTTTCGCTTAGCTTAGCGCATAGCTTAACAATGATAATTATTGCACTTAGTTTAGAACTAGGTAGGAACTTAAACAGATTTCCAAAGATAAATGTTTTGAAAGGTTGTATCGTTCAAAATAAATTATAcaaaacgaaataaaacaaaaatcgaaaaacattAGTCGAAGGGTAAGAAACGAGTGAACTGGATTAGAGCAAGAAGTTTCACCCAACAAAAGAACCAGTACAGAGCGACTCGCTCTGACAGACTGCTTCCATAATTTTAATCGGTGAATCCCCGTTTGGAAGATTCCCGGCTGAGAACAAGCATAATAATTACTCGTACTGTGTTCGACTCGTTTTGCAGCCGACAGTATCAGCTCAATCGCAAGAACAAGTAGAACCACGCAACCGGTTGTCCTCGCTCGCACCGCACTTTGTTGCATTTGTCGACTCGAAGAGATAACAGCTTCACTTGGGTCAGATTTAATTACTAACTAAAAATGCAAACAAATAAGCTGGTTTTTCTGCTGCTTCTAGCGATGATGGAAAGTGATTCTGTTTcaagtggtttgtttgtttcaatattttccaagaaACTTGGATCAATCAATAGTTACCGTGAATTACAGCCGAAACTCCGAGCGTTTGTCCGAACATATTGAAGCGTGCCCAGTGGAACGCGGCCAAGTCAACCAACGTAACCTACCAAATCAGACCGGTACCGTTCGTGGTAATCCACCACACGGTCACGGCGGAATGCAACGATGCGATGGTCGCCTGTAAACCGATCATCCGTTCAATTCAGGACCTCCATCAGAAAACCAACCGCTGGAGCGATATCGGCTACAAGTGAGTATTCGCTGCTGACCTCACAAAGCTCTTAGCTCTGAGTTATCTCTCACCGAAGCTTCCTGGTCACCAACGGTGGAAACGTCTACGAGGGCATCGGATGGCACCGGGTTGGAGCCCACACCAGAGGCTACAACAGCAAATCCATCGGCATTGCGTTCGTTGGAAATTTCGATCGGGTTCTACCCTCGGCGAAGGCCGTGCTGGCGGCCCAAAAACTGCTCGAATGTGGCGTACAGCTGGGCGAACTGCAGCCCGACTATTACCTGTACGGAGCGAGACAGCTCTCCTCCACGAACAGCCCGGGCGATACGCTGTACGATCTGCTGCTGGATTGGGAGCACTACGATTCGTCACCGGTGGTTTAAAACATAGATTGGAGCTGGTTTTACAGAACTTTATTACGTTAggtcattctttttttttcttttcttcttttacttCAAGGGCAGCTTTGCCTCTTGTGTCAGACTTGGAAAAGGGCtccgaaaaaaaaatggaaatagaCGATTAGACGGGCACCCCTTTTTTAAGGGGTTacaatttcctcaaaactataATATACCGTAGGTACGTACATCTTCCAATCTCCGAAACAAAAAAACAGTACAGTTACAGCGTTTTTAGAAGttgcgtgtatgtgtgtgttgtgtgtaaaaaatatcacaagAAGTTATCTCTTTTACTCTGTCTCCTTCTACGTTGCTAGATATAATAAAATCTTAGTTACAgaacagtaatttttttttgttaattcttTCGTTACATTTTTCTTTGTGTTCAATTGAAGAATCCCAAACCGGCACAGATTTTTTCTTTAATAAAATTATTCCTAGTGTACGATAGGTGCGAGTTATATATTTATTGGTACCGGTACTCTCGGTATTTCGTTAGATTTATATTTACAAACTATACGtctgactttaaaatatatttcatagTTACAGTATATACTAGCAAATAATTACCTTTAATTATGGCTTGTTTATGTTTTGTGTTTGTTTTTCTCTCCTGCCGGTGAAACAACGCACACACAACTCACAGTGTTTTCCCGCTCACAGTCTCCAATTTCCGGCGAATTCGTGTAATTTTGTTTCATAGGTTTAAAATgtgttttaaatttgttttttttttcactaacttGGAATCAATTTCGATGCTGTTGATTTAAACGACGAGTTTACGACGTTTTTTCTCTCTACACGACAGTACGAGCAACGCCTACTATGTGAAACATCGATATCATTCTTAGGGAACGAACGCAAGTTTCGTTTTGACACTTACCCGACAGTATTGTCCAAATGCTCGTGTGTATTCTTCTTTTGTAGGtttgtttgtttcgttttaaagtgcaattttttttaaagacaaCCCAGGAAACTGAGCTCCTTTTGTTTGATATGTATCATACTGGGAcaggggggggagggggaggaAAGATATAGCTTGGTTTCAACTGTCTACTGATAACAACATCCATCATTCAGTTTGTGGGGGGTTTGAAGGCAAACTACCGGGAttgaacaacaacaactactacCAGTCGACTATTTACAAACAAATCAGAAaacgaaaagagaaaagaatacGGTTTGACGGAAGCCCACTCAAACGTCGATTGAAACCACGTCCCCATTGATGGACCCATTCGTGGGAAGAtgatgctgttgctgctggtgatgctgatgatgatgatgatgatgatgctgctgctggtggtgaaGGCGACTACTGGGCTGGTGcgattgttgctgttgctgctgctgttgttgttgttgttgttgttgttgttgatactGATGCTGCTGTGCTGGCAGCAGCTTGTTGCCCTCGTCCAGGAACGATTCCGTTTCGTCGTACAGATAGTGCGGAACCAGATTTTCCCGTCGGCGACGCTGCCAAATAACCACCGCTCCGAGCATGCTGACCACACCGAATGAGACCAGCAGGCTGCCGGCGAAGAtcactgcaaaaaaaaatggagaCAAAAAAACGTGTTGTTAAAACGAACGTTTTTCACTTGCTTTCGACGTTTCGATTTATATGAAACCTTTTTCAAGGATTAGAACACTATCGTTTTTCGTCTACTGGCTCTTTTCAGTTGAGCATTAACGGTCACTTTTATACAGTGCGAGCATTCGTTGTTCATaggaaactcacattgttaaaATAGAGCTTCAATACAAAATATGCACGATGGGGCCCCTAAGGAATCATTCCTAAACCATTTTTTCTCATTATTTTCGAGattttcaaccgttggttgatTCTTCTTGTGTTCCTAGATCTATTGTGTGCAACATTTACTAATCAGTTAATTCCATCGCCGCATCCAGGATGCGCCTGTCGTATTCTACCCATCTTCTATTTGATCGGCGATAGATTTTCCTTCCGTACAATAACTAGCTGCTCCTCGGGGACTGGCACCGGAGACCGTCAGCATTTATTgtttagagtaaggaggggcaaaagtgcgatgcgggtaaaagtgcgattcaatgagttatcggtgcagattccgagtgaaTTGACTACATTGACATGGaggggtgactactttgacagcttgaatctaacgtaaactttggttgcttacgaagcgtagttgctgagttatgtgcaaatgttattttagagcaaTATATCGtaaacaggaggatattacttgttgaaaatttgtagcagcgttttacatcactcacatatctgttttgaaaatacggcgaaagtaatttacaaaatatatttcgcttttccgtaatttaatctaacctcgccaagcgcctagcggggtagaagttcgattcacggacggggcaaaagtgcgattcatggacgaggccaGAATGTACAGCTAATTATAtaaagctttaggcactatattacagatactagaaatgaaagatctgcagaaaactgtgtgctctaccgatgttggccgaagaaaaacaaacgtttttcgatctaacggaggctgcaatacaccagcgccaaatagaaaaggtgcaaattgagaatattctctaccgaaacataacgcagattgaagataatatggttttgttcgCAACTGTTGTGCTAATTACATGGAtccgagcttcgcacttttgccccgttagtggggtaaaagtgcggatcggcacttgatcagaagaaagaatttattttgcaaaacactattaccacagatgatttatagttggaTGTGAAGACGTtaagttactgcatcactataaaatatattatgttgttgtccttctttatatctcacgaaaattgacgacaacttcaaacatcgcacttatgccccgccctaatCTATATGTATAAAATTTATCTGACTATAAGTCTACATAAATTATTTGGGGTCAAATTCatacagtggcgactcgtccgcatgttcaacctgttcataggacaggcaacaaaattcaacccgacaaattttttttcatcactagttcatgatttcgtttgaaccgacgcatatgcaatacgaataattcggtaaattattagtttagtttacgaagctgctgagcaaatcgctcaacacgacgtttgaacgttgctttgatctcaatgcacaagcatataccaacacattattcctggtgttgattcagggtacgaaggagataaaaagagaatgtgaaacagcttttactcgaagggcgggcgcattattgtctcattactcgttcgtcttcagcattgaacaacttactaccacatatccctatggcctgcgctttgattccattttatctagtcacgcagctaatgagcaaaacgttcaatacgacgcttgaacgttactttagagattagcaccaggaacaatgtattgGTACGAAGGGAATGGCATATCGCATATGCATTATTCgccaaattttctcattaactcgttcatctttagcattgaacaacttacgcatattgcttgtggtgcgtgtggtggttgttcttgaatttggttcaataggtaaattgaacggaaagtcttaggttcgtagttaaaattcagagacgagtttgctggtaaagtaaaccgccgtattccgttgttatttaaata contains these protein-coding regions:
- the LOC128732818 gene encoding peptidoglycan-recognition protein SA-like isoform X1 gives rise to the protein MQTNKLVFLLLLAMMESDSVSSAETPSVCPNILKRAQWNAAKSTNVTYQIRPVPFVVIHHTVTAECNDAMVACKPIIRSIQDLHQKTNRWSDIGYNFLVTNGGNVYEGIGWHRVGAHTRGYNSKSIGIAFVGNFDRVLPSAKAVLAAQKLLECGVQLGELQPDYYLYGARQLSSTNSPGDTLYDLLLDWEHYDSSPVV
- the LOC128732818 gene encoding peptidoglycan-recognition protein SA-like isoform X2; this encodes MMESDSVSSAETPSVCPNILKRAQWNAAKSTNVTYQIRPVPFVVIHHTVTAECNDAMVACKPIIRSIQDLHQKTNRWSDIGYNFLVTNGGNVYEGIGWHRVGAHTRGYNSKSIGIAFVGNFDRVLPSAKAVLAAQKLLECGVQLGELQPDYYLYGARQLSSTNSPGDTLYDLLLDWEHYDSSPVV